DNA sequence from the Pedobacter sp. W3I1 genome:
GTCTTATCTTTAAAAAGCCCTTCCTTTCAGCTGAAATCCAGATCAGGATGACCATAATTAATTAATTTAGTTTCTGTAGTTAGAACAAGTGATTAATGAAAATGTTTTAAATCCTAAGCCTTATCTTTGCAGATCGGTGTACAACAATTATGCAAAATATAGCCAGCTGATCAAAGATGAAGCCCTGCGTTTGGGTTTCATGGCCTGTGGTATTTCTAAAGCTGAATTTCTTGAAGAGGAAGCGCCCAGACTGGAAAACTGGCTCAACCAGAACCGTCATGGCGAAATGAAATATATGGAAAATTATTTTGATAAACGCCTCGATCCCAGATTACTGGTTGATGGTGCCAAATCGGTAATCTCCTTGTCGCTAAACTATTATACTGAAGAAAAACAATCAGATCCCGATGCGCCGAAAATTTCTAAGTATGCTTACGGACAGGATTACCATACTGTTATAAAAGAAAAGTTAAAGGAACTTACTCATTTTATAGAAGAAAATATTGGAGAAGTTTCTGGAAGGGCATTTGTAGACTCAGCTCCGGTTTTAGACCGTGCATGGGCCAAAAAATCGGGCATTGGCTGGATTGGTAAAAATTCTAACCTGATCAGTAAAACCGATGGCTCTTTTTTCTTCCTTGCAGAGCTGATTGTTGATCTTGAGCTGGATTACGATCATCCATATCAGGCCGATTATTGTGGAAGTTGCACCCGCTGTTTGGATGCCTGCCCTACCGATGCCATTATTGCGCCACAGGTTGTAGATGGAACGAAATGTATCTCCTATCTCACTATTGAGCTCAAAAATGAAATCCCAAATGAGTTTAAAGATAAAATGAGCAACTGGATGTTTGGCTGCGATATCTGCCAGGATGTTTGCCCCTGGAACCGTTTCTCTAAAGCACACAACGAGGAAGCCTTTAAGCCGGGGAATGGATTGCTGGATTTGAATGCAAAAGACTTAACCGAAATTACGGATGATGTTTTTAAAAAGGTTTTTAAAGGATCGGCAGTTAAGCGCACCAAATTTACGGGATTGAAAAGAAATATCGATTTTCTGAGACCTGAATAATGTTTATCGTCATTTCGAGCGAAGTGCAACGGAGTCGAGAACCCGAAGGCTCAGCGAAGCTAAATCTACATCAATATGTCAGTCTGAGGGATAATTTATTTTATAAAATTAAATATAATTGACATGGTTTTAAGAGAATGAATAACCTCCGGATATCGTCATTGCGAGAAGGCTTTTTCAGCGGACGAAGCAATCTTTATAACTGGATCACTAGCAGGAAAGATTGCTTCGTCGTTCCTCCTCGCAATGACGATCCTCTTTATTGGAATTTGTCAATGGTGGAGGAGTAGAAGACCGTAATACAGTTTAAAGATCTCTCCATTTCGCTTCGCTCCAGTCGAGATGACGATTCATAGCAATAACTACTAAGCAAATCGCACAGGAAACCTGACTTCCTTTTGGTACGATTAATTCACCGAAAAGCTATTATCACTTTTAACCTTATCCGGCGTATGTGGATTTCCCATTATCACTTTCGATAATTTCTTAGCCGTTTTTATATCAATCTTTACTTGTTGATTTCCCTTTTCCCAAACACCAATGGTGCTATGGTTCTTTTCGATTGATCCATCTTTATAAGTCAGGGTTAAATCGATTGGCAGGGGTTTTATGCTTTTATTCTCAATAGTAACGGCATAGCCAGCTGAAATTTTGTCCACAGCTTTTATAGCCATATCGGTAACGCCGCCCTCAAAGAACCATGCTTTCCAAAACCAGTTTAAATTTTTACCACTACCCTCATTCATGCTATTAAAGAAATCGTAGGGCATTGGGTGTTTGCCGTTCCAGTTTTGGATGTAAGTGTGTAAAGCTTTGGTAAACAATTCATCTCCCAGATAATCTTTAACATACAAATAAGCTAAACCAGGTTTAGGGTAAGAGTTGGTAAAAGAGCCTGATCCTTTTAAATCAGGAGTTAAGGTCATAATCGGCGTATCGTCTTTACCACCAGAAGTCGAAGCGGTAGGCTGTACGCCATACTCATCTACAATGGTAGAGTCAATCATCGGTGAAATCAGCCACTCGCCTATTGTTGCCCAACCTTCATCCATCCAACCGTATTTAGTTTCGTTTATGCCCATATAAAATGGAAACATGGTATGAAAAATTTCATGATCTGTTAAGGTGATGGCATCTACGCGATTGTCAACAGGGTTATCGTTCACCATCATTGGGTATTCCATTTGATCTAAACCATCAAATATCGTTTCATGGCTATATGGAAATGGCCATTTGGGAAAAGTATAACTCATGGCTTCAACTGTTTTACGGGCAAAACCGATTACTTCGTAATAATCTTTATGTTTCGGATTAAAAACAGCATCCACACGGGTTCTTCTTTTCGTTTTAGGATCAACCACCAAACTGCTCGATTTCCATAAGTAATGATCGCTCAAAGCAAATACAAAATCGGTCACGTTTTTAGCTTCAAATTTAAACGTATTAAAGGCGTTAGGCTGAGTTACTTTTTTATCGGCTAAATCTTTATCGGTAATCACATCAATTACAGCATCGTTCTTTTCTGCAGATAACATTCTGGAAACAATATCTTTCTGGAAAACTTCTGAAGCATTTTTCAGATCACCGGTTGCCCAAACGCCATAACCTCCTGGCACCGTAATAGAAGCATTAAACTGGTCAAAGTCATTATAAAATTCTTCAGCACCAGTGTATGGAAATTTGTTCCATCCATCTACATCATCATAAACTGCAATACGCGGAAAAAAGTAAGCCACAAAATGCGAACCTTCATCTACCTGCCCCGTACGCATATGCGATCCTTTATTTAAAGTGTAGCTATAATCAATAGAAAAGCTAATGGTTTTGCCCGGTACAAGCGCAGGAACATTAACGGTCATGTTTGTTCCATCAATTTTAAAATCGGTGACTGATTTTCCGTTGGCGACCATTTTTTCTATAGCCACCCCATCACTAAGATCAGATTCTGCAAATTTTGATTTTCTTGGTGTCCCCTTTTTATACAGATTTGGATAAAGTTTAAACCAGATTTCCTTCAAAGTATCAGGACTGTTATTGGTGTAAGTTATCTGAACCTTACCCTTTAACAATCTGCTGGCAGGATTAAAATCTACATTCAAATTGTATTTAGAAGTATTTTGCCAATAATTT
Encoded proteins:
- the queG gene encoding tRNA epoxyqueuosine(34) reductase QueG — encoded protein: MYNNYAKYSQLIKDEALRLGFMACGISKAEFLEEEAPRLENWLNQNRHGEMKYMENYFDKRLDPRLLVDGAKSVISLSLNYYTEEKQSDPDAPKISKYAYGQDYHTVIKEKLKELTHFIEENIGEVSGRAFVDSAPVLDRAWAKKSGIGWIGKNSNLISKTDGSFFFLAELIVDLELDYDHPYQADYCGSCTRCLDACPTDAIIAPQVVDGTKCISYLTIELKNEIPNEFKDKMSNWMFGCDICQDVCPWNRFSKAHNEEAFKPGNGLLDLNAKDLTEITDDVFKKVFKGSAVKRTKFTGLKRNIDFLRPE
- a CDS encoding M1 family metallopeptidase, which produces MKSIKIFSLLLCTAIYVSAQTTLPIEPVFQKTYQKETRNANGKPGKNYWQNTSKYNLNVDFNPASRLLKGKVQITYTNNSPDTLKEIWFKLYPNLYKKGTPRKSKFAESDLSDGVAIEKMVANGKSVTDFKIDGTNMTVNVPALVPGKTISFSIDYSYTLNKGSHMRTGQVDEGSHFVAYFFPRIAVYDDVDGWNKFPYTGAEEFYNDFDQFNASITVPGGYGVWATGDLKNASEVFQKDIVSRMLSAEKNDAVIDVITDKDLADKKVTQPNAFNTFKFEAKNVTDFVFALSDHYLWKSSSLVVDPKTKRRTRVDAVFNPKHKDYYEVIGFARKTVEAMSYTFPKWPFPYSHETIFDGLDQMEYPMMVNDNPVDNRVDAITLTDHEIFHTMFPFYMGINETKYGWMDEGWATIGEWLISPMIDSTIVDEYGVQPTASTSGGKDDTPIMTLTPDLKGSGSFTNSYPKPGLAYLYVKDYLGDELFTKALHTYIQNWNGKHPMPYDFFNSMNEGSGKNLNWFWKAWFFEGGVTDMAIKAVDKISAGYAVTIENKSIKPLPIDLTLTYKDGSIEKNHSTIGVWEKGNQQVKIDIKTAKKLSKVIMGNPHTPDKVKSDNSFSVN